In Nocardia sp. NBC_01327, the genomic stretch GCGCGGCCTGCGTGCGCGTACTTCCGGTGGACGAGGCGACGCTGGCCCTGTCCATGCCGGGAAACCGCTGGGAGGTACTCGGGGCGGCGGGGGATACGGCCGCGCGATTGGCCGACGCCGAGGCCGCGACCGGTGAGGGACCCGGCCCCGACGCACACACCACCGGTGCTCCGATTCGTGTGCGAGACTTCGGGAGTGCCGTGGCCGAGGGCCGCTGGCCACTGCTGGCGCATTGGGACCGGTTACCGGAGGCCATCGGCTCGATTTGTTCGATTCCGCTCCGACTGGGTGCGATTCGAGTCGGATTCCTCGACCTGGTCGGCGCCGACCGGGTGATCCGCGAAGTCGAGGCGTATACCGATGCCCTCCAGGTCGCCGACATGATCGCCACCCTGCTGCTGGCGGCCGTCACGCCGCCGGCCAATAGCGGCTGGGACAGCACCGGGACCGCACTGGGGGCCTGGTGGGAACAGCCGCTCTCGGCTCGGGAGATCCACCAGGCCACCGGAATGGTTGCTGTACAACTGAATTCGACGGCCGCGGTGGCCTACGCGCGATTGGTCGGACATGCCTTCGCCACCGGCCGGACCCTGAGTGAGACCGCGGCCGCGGTGGTCGCCCGCCGACTGCGCTTTCCGGCCGATTACGACTCGGGTTCGGGGGCACCCGAGCACTGAGGCGCGCAGTAGTGCGCCTGGGGGTTGTGACGAGAGAAGAGGTGAGTGGCAGATGACAGGTCGAGACAGTGCGTTGACCGCTGCAATGATCCGCATGGTCGACACGCTGGTGGTCGATTACGACCCGGTGGAGCTGACTCAGGAACTTGTCGACACCAGTGTCGAACTGCTTC encodes the following:
- a CDS encoding ANTAR domain-containing protein → MRIAHTAVAQFLSTLRELDADPDALVHGDRLSAACVRVLPVDEATLALSMPGNRWEVLGAAGDTAARLADAEAATGEGPGPDAHTTGAPIRVRDFGSAVAEGRWPLLAHWDRLPEAIGSICSIPLRLGAIRVGFLDLVGADRVIREVEAYTDALQVADMIATLLLAAVTPPANSGWDSTGTALGAWWEQPLSAREIHQATGMVAVQLNSTAAVAYARLVGHAFATGRTLSETAAAVVARRLRFPADYDSGSGAPEH